A part of Salmo trutta chromosome 15, fSalTru1.1, whole genome shotgun sequence genomic DNA contains:
- the LOC115149654 gene encoding zinc finger protein 135-like codes for IHQRIHTGEKSFSCTQCGVSFTQSTSLISHQRIHTGEKRYSCDQCGKSFTDLSSLTKHQRIHTGEKPYSCGQCEKSFGQSSHLTVHQKRHTGEKPYSCTQCGKSFVQSSQLTLHQRTHTGEKPYSCCQCGKSFTNSSSLTLHQRIHTGEKPYSCGQCGKSFVQSGQLTRHQRIHTREKPYNCDQCGKSFTNSSSLTKHQRTHTGEKSYSCCQCGKSFAESGNLTRHQRIHTGEKSYSCDQCGKSFAASVDLTRHQRVHTGEKPFHCSDCGKRFSTSQNLKIHRRTHTGEKSFRCGQCGKSFVKSRDLRVHQRTHTGEKPYICDQCGKSFVQSGHLTLHRRTHTGEKPYSCDQCGKSYVSSSGLTVHQRTHRGE; via the coding sequence attcatcagagaatccacacaggagagaaatcttttagctgtactcaatgtggggtgagttttactcagtcaaccagcctcatatcacaccagagaatacacacaggagagaaacggtatagctgtgatcaatgtgggaagagttttactgatttgagcagtctgactaaacaccagagaatacacacaggagagaaaccttatagctgtggtcaatgtgagaaaagttttggtcaatctagccatctgacagtgcaccagaaaagacacacaggagagaaaccttatagctgtactcaatgtgggaagagttttgttcaatctagccagctcacattacaccagagaacacacacaggagagaaaccttatagctgttgtcaatgtgggaagagttttactaactctagcagtctgactctacaccagagaatacacacaggagaaaaaccttacagctgtggtcaatgtgggaagagttttgttcaatctggccagctgactcgacaccagagaatacacacacgaGAGAAACCGTataactgtgatcaatgtgggaagagttttactaactctagcagtctgactaaacaccagagaacacacacaggagagaaatcttatagctgttgtcaatgtggaaagagttttgctgaatctggcaatctgactcgacaccagagaatacacacaggagagaaatcttatagctgtgatcaatgtggaaagagttttgctgcatctgtcGATCtaactagacaccagcgagttcacacaggagagaaaccattccaCTGTTCAGATTGTGGGAAAAGATTCTCAACTTCACAGAATTTGAAGAttcaccggagaacacacacaggagagaaatcttttcgctgtggtcagtgtgggaagagttttgtaaaATCTAGAGATCTGagagtacaccagagaacacacacaggagagaaaccctatatctgtgatcaatgtgggaagagttttgttcaatctggccatctgacattacaccggagaacacacacaggagagaaaccttatagctgtgatcaatgtgggaagagttatgttTCATCTAGCggtctgacagtgcaccagagaacacacagaggagag